The Aedes aegypti strain LVP_AGWG chromosome 3, AaegL5.0 Primary Assembly, whole genome shotgun sequence genome contains a region encoding:
- the LOC5576224 gene encoding serine/threonine-protein phosphatase 2A regulatory subunit B'' subunit gamma produces MSFRDKLLNNLENVNENCVRQQYPSKTDDEIEDILFQQYRQQINSHGKLKRMIDQSGRSESYRFIPQFHFELPKNTDGLAQKLREEARTLFLQKRSKELLDNNELKLLWSLLEKHHSPPLMGEEQYINYENYCKVATIAGDKFRRYLTASTFARLLVSSSYPGKISVMSLFNYAMRKVWLQQTRIGLSLYDYTGQGYLNESDLESYILELIPTFPQLEGLEKSFHSFYVCTTVRKFFFFLDPLRTGRIRIRDILTCSFLDDLLELRDEEIPKDAQEMNWFSAPSALSVYGHYLNLDKDHNGMLSKKELIGYGSGTLTPIFLDRVFAECLTYDGEMDYKTYLDFVLALENRSEPQSLHYLFRILDVEHKGYLTAFTLNYFFKGIQDEISAHRAEPVNFADVKDEIFDMVKPADPSRITLKDLINSGHGETVVSILIEFHKFWAYENREVMVTDSQTNEESHNL; encoded by the exons ATGAGTTTTCGAGATAAACTGCTCAataatttagaaaatgttaatgaaaact GTGTTCGCCAGCAGTATCCATCCAAAACGGACGATGAAATCGAAGATATTCTCTTCCAGCAGTATCGGCAGCAGATCAACTCCCATGGGAAGCTCAAACGGATGATTGACCAATCCGGACGATCAGAATCGTACCGCTTCATTCCGCAGTTCCATTTCGAACTGCCGAAAAACACCGATGGGCTGGCCCAAAAACTCCGGGAAGAAGCTCGGACTTTGTTCCTGCAGAAGCGCAGCAAAGAACTGCTGGACAATAACGAGCTGAAGTTGTTGTGGAGCTTGCTGGAAAAGCACCATTCCCCACCGCTGATGGGCGAAGAGCAGTATATCAACTACGAGAATTACTGCAAGGTGGCCACGATCGCTGGGGACAAGTTTAGGAGGTACCTGACGGCTTCAACTTTTGCCCGGCTCTTGGTATCTAGTAGCTATCCGGGAAAGATCAGTGTCATGTCCTTGTTCAACTACGCCATGCGGAAGGTCTGGCTGCAGCAAACGAGGATTGGCCTGTCCCTGTACGATTACACCGGACAGGGTTACCTAAACGAGTCGGATTTGGAATCGTACATTCTGGAGCTGATTCCGACCTTTCCGCAGTTGGAAGGGCTGGAAAAATCCTTTCATAGCTTCTACGTCTGCACGACCGTAAGgaagttcttctttttcctggaTCCACTGAGGACGGGACGCATCCGGATACGGGACATATTGACGTGTAGTTTTTTGGATGATTTACTCGAATTACGAGACGAAGAGATTCCTAAGGATGCTCAGGAGATGAACTGGTTCTCCGCACCATCAGCCTTATCAGTCTATGGACACTATCTGAACTTGGACAAGGATCACAACGGAATGCTCAGCAAGAAAGAACTGATCGGCTACGGATCGGGAACGCTTACACCCATTTTCCTGGACCGCGTGTTCGCCGAATGCTTGACCTACGACGGTGAAATGGACTACAAGACTTATCTGGACTTTGTGTTGGCTCTGGAGAACCGATCCGAACCACAAAGTCTGCATTATCTGTTCCGCATTCTTGACGTCGAGCACAAAGGCTACCTCACAGCATTCACGTTGAACTATTTCTTCAAAGGCATTCAGGACGAAATATCAGCCCACCGAGCGGAACCGGTCAACTTTGCCGACGTGAAGGACGAAATTTTCGACATGGTTAAACCGGCCGATCCCAGCAGGATAACCCTGAAAGACCTCATCAACAGTGGACATGGAGAAACTGTCGTCTCGATACTGATCGAGTTCCACAAGTTTTGGGCCTATGAGAACCGAGAAGTGATGGTAACGGACTCCCAGACGAACGAAGAATCCCACAATTTATGA
- the LOC5576223 gene encoding uncharacterized protein LOC5576223: protein MANPEQQIQQEKAARRAAIRTEYWRTMTNPHGHLHGESGGVFDTGLARFQAMRVNHFEHFKPTGRTLKIGLLSTVIPIVAYAVMLKKERDAREEQYRTGQVAYKDRRFKFI from the exons ATGGCCAATCCGGAACAGCAGATCCAGCAGGAGAAGGCAGCCCGCCGGGCAGCCATCCGTACCGAGTACTGGCGGACGATGACCAACCCGCACGGACATCTTCACGGCGAAAGTGGCGGTGTG TTCGATACCGGTTTGGCGCGCTTCCAAGCCATGCGAGTGAATCACTTCGAACACTTCAAACCAACGGGACGCACCCTGAAGATTGGCTTGCTCAGCACCGTTATTCCGATTGTGGCCTACGCTGTGATGTTGAAGAAAGAACGCGACGCACGGGAAGAGCAATACCGCACCGGACAGGTGGCCTACAAGGATCGTCGATTCAAGTTTATCTAA